One window of Metamycoplasma arthritidis genomic DNA carries:
- the rpmG gene encoding 50S ribosomal protein L33, with the protein MKNTKKITLACQVCLAKNYSTNKSVTNRLEIKKFCKHCNMQTLHKEEK; encoded by the coding sequence ATGAAAAACACCAAAAAGATTACTTTAGCCTGTCAAGTCTGTCTTGCTAAGAACTATAGTACTAATAAAAGTGTTACTAATCGTTTAGAAATTAAAAAGTTTTGCAAACATTGCAACATGCAAACCCTACATAAGGAGGAAAAGTAA
- a CDS encoding ATP-binding cassette domain-containing protein, whose amino-acid sequence MQKYIEFNNLSAKYKNNSSLILKDVTFSINKGEMVAIIGESGSGKSTIFNAILNQLQIESGEILIAGKSLKSYSKREWKKLLKLIGFLGQDPNLIDIENVYVNLKRSYTRYKNAFYEWFGILNQNQRNEIYETLNSLNIFDKTFSRVSDLSGGQKKRVELAKLFLKDASLILADEPTSNLDRKNAMEILNILKRLNQEKQVTILVNIHDLSLLKNNFSKFIAIKNGGVIASGSLDKISIAELESYYYESTQLEQ is encoded by the coding sequence ATGCAGAAATACATTGAGTTTAACAATCTAAGTGCCAAGTACAAAAACAATTCCTCTTTAATTTTAAAGGACGTTACTTTTTCGATTAACAAAGGAGAAATGGTAGCAATTATTGGTGAATCCGGTTCGGGAAAATCCACAATTTTTAATGCCATTTTAAATCAACTTCAAATTGAATCAGGCGAAATTTTGATTGCAGGCAAATCACTTAAATCTTATTCAAAAAGAGAATGAAAAAAACTTCTAAAATTAATTGGTTTTTTAGGACAAGATCCCAATCTAATTGATATTGAGAATGTTTATGTCAATCTCAAACGTTCTTATACAAGATATAAAAATGCTTTTTATGAGTGATTTGGCATTTTGAATCAAAATCAGAGAAATGAGATTTATGAAACTTTAAACTCATTAAATATTTTCGATAAAACTTTTAGTAGGGTCAGTGATTTAAGTGGCGGGCAGAAAAAGCGTGTGGAACTAGCTAAACTATTTTTAAAAGATGCATCTCTAATTTTGGCTGATGAGCCAACTTCAAACCTTGATCGTAAAAACGCCATGGAAATTCTTAATATTTTAAAAAGATTGAACCAAGAAAAACAAGTGACCATTCTCGTCAATATTCATGATCTTTCTTTGCTTAAAAATAATTTCTCTAAATTTATTGCGATTAAAAATGGCGGCGTAATTGCTAGCGGCAGTCTTGATAAAATATCAATTGCAGAATTAGAATCTTACTATTATGAAAGCACTCAACTAGAGCAATAA
- a CDS encoding ABC transporter permease subunit: protein MNNNITIKKNIFRYQISNGEIVLKSRLRPWVKVIFGFFILSIIVSFFLNVNFSFSSNGLGLFFNNIKDFFKASSISKEYGNQNLWLLSFKFLFESIKIIFFGTIVGVTLALITAYFSNYKTNSKWIAFPFRSITIFLRICPELLFVYLFSATFDKILAINLILSWSSWLWLHEYFSQSIENANYTIYWHLTKSSHSKFKAFMTEIWPQIKQKVFGYIFYAFESNLRWSTILSRLGFLGIGLLIVDPEKNTFSELLIPLFVLVTFTFLLELFHLGWNKYIIASKSHSSNHKSYQKEKTLQTLVKVFVAIFCLIMVVLSIQSLIGQRFYPDQGKDYLRSLFLPNWNELSLSGPENIFKIVYELISLVAITILVVFVISKLKLFFLNSKTNSKPKSIIFKLCNSFARTIPTIVLFFLIEPIFKLYPAAFVFAFAIHSASTLTKNLENSIQKINQNQIVELKKQGYSSLKIYRNFILPTIKKDTVTMFSFEIEKIIRNFITYGIFSSSLIGIKSTLSVSRTVADIAPYLWIGALLIALVNLLSIFIRLKAGEINLLGIFSKKRKIIFGS, encoded by the coding sequence ATGAATAATAACATAACAATTAAAAAGAACATTTTTCGCTATCAAATTAGTAATGGCGAAATAGTACTAAAATCACGACTTAGACCTTGAGTGAAGGTGATTTTTGGATTTTTTATTCTAAGTATTATTGTTTCTTTTTTTCTTAATGTTAATTTCTCTTTTTCAAGTAATGGCCTAGGATTATTTTTCAATAACATAAAAGACTTTTTTAAAGCTTCTTCAATTAGCAAAGAATATGGTAATCAAAACCTTTGACTTCTATCATTTAAATTTTTGTTTGAAAGTATCAAAATTATCTTTTTTGGCACTATTGTTGGGGTTACTTTAGCTTTAATAACTGCTTATTTTTCAAACTATAAAACGAATTCTAAATGAATCGCATTTCCATTTAGATCAATTACGATTTTTCTAAGAATATGCCCTGAATTGTTATTTGTTTACTTGTTTAGTGCGACATTTGACAAAATTTTAGCAATTAATTTAATTCTTTCATGAAGTAGCTGACTTTGATTACATGAATACTTTTCACAATCAATTGAAAACGCTAATTACACTATTTATTGACATTTGACCAAAAGTTCACACTCAAAGTTTAAAGCTTTTATGACTGAAATTTGGCCACAAATCAAACAAAAAGTTTTTGGATACATTTTCTATGCTTTTGAATCTAATTTAAGATGAAGTACCATTCTTTCTAGATTGGGGTTTTTAGGAATCGGGCTGTTAATTGTTGATCCTGAAAAAAATACTTTTAGTGAACTTTTAATCCCATTATTTGTTTTGGTCACTTTTACTTTTTTGTTAGAACTTTTCCATCTTGGTTGAAATAAATATATTATCGCGAGTAAAAGCCATAGTTCTAATCATAAGTCATATCAAAAAGAAAAAACATTGCAAACACTAGTTAAAGTATTTGTTGCGATTTTTTGCTTAATTATGGTTGTTCTATCTATTCAAAGTTTAATAGGTCAAAGATTTTATCCGGACCAAGGAAAAGATTATCTTAGATCATTGTTTTTGCCCAACTGAAACGAACTTAGTTTGAGTGGACCTGAGAACATTTTTAAAATAGTGTACGAACTAATTAGCTTAGTAGCAATTACTATTCTTGTGGTATTTGTAATTAGTAAACTAAAATTGTTTTTTCTTAATAGCAAAACAAATAGCAAACCAAAATCTATTATTTTTAAGTTATGCAATTCATTTGCCAGGACCATTCCGACGATTGTGCTATTCTTTCTAATAGAACCAATTTTTAAACTGTATCCTGCCGCATTTGTCTTTGCTTTTGCTATACATAGTGCTTCCACTTTAACTAAAAATTTAGAAAATTCCATCCAAAAAATCAATCAAAATCAAATTGTCGAATTAAAAAAACAAGGATATAGCTCGCTAAAAATTTATCGAAATTTTATTCTCCCAACCATCAAAAAAGACACCGTTACAATGTTTAGCTTTGAAATCGAAAAAATCATTCGAAATTTCATTACATATGGCATTTTTTCTTCTAGTTTAATTGGAATAAAATCAACGCTATCAGTTTCAAGAACCGTAGCTGACATTGCTCCTTATTTATGAATCGGTGCCTTATTAATTGCCCTTGTTAATTTGCTTTCTATTTTTATCCGTCTAAAAGCTGGCGAAATTAATTTGCTAGGAATCTTTAGTAAAAAAAGAAAAATTATTTTTGGCTCTTAA
- a CDS encoding glucose-6-phosphate isomerase, which yields MANNGPISLDVSYAIKDQAIAKYQDIIGDINKKIKTGNIEGKEKFGFFDVFKGVTKHDYNAIKQKSKELIASGEVEVLVVIASKEITLQSQALIEFSKGLRPQSSSLEIIFVNDNINGRDIAQLCIYLSKKNFAINVISQRGDSIETLLLFREFRSILEKKLGKVNANKYIYVSTNNNYGTLFEEVRNGNYEHFVIYDNTIERYFSFSAGVLFVLACAAINIDKFLDGANKAAAIYSKDDLEVNVAYRYAVARTILFKNEHNLEFINVFSKSDYKLGELWKMYFSEASVKNHKGILPLVNFMQDDAKVFGQSITQSGLKIFETSLYVNNGLDYKPVSPSADEANNYNYLNQTVTYNKIGKAIADTIIENHVIIYKIPNLRIFIADDSDITLGWMMVFLHRASIVSAYLLGLNPFVNTGQANLNMTLLKSIKDISGGNNND from the coding sequence ATGGCAAATAATGGTCCAATTAGTTTAGATGTATCTTACGCAATTAAAGATCAAGCAATCGCTAAGTACCAAGACATCATTGGGGACATTAATAAAAAAATCAAAACCGGAAATATTGAAGGCAAAGAAAAATTTGGTTTCTTTGATGTTTTTAAGGGCGTTACTAAACATGATTACAATGCGATTAAACAAAAATCTAAAGAACTAATAGCATCTGGTGAAGTAGAGGTTCTAGTAGTCATTGCTTCAAAAGAAATTACTTTACAATCCCAAGCTTTAATTGAATTTTCTAAAGGCCTTAGACCACAAAGTAGTTCATTAGAAATTATTTTTGTAAATGATAATATTAACGGTCGTGATATTGCTCAACTATGCATTTATCTATCGAAAAAGAATTTTGCCATCAATGTCATTTCACAACGCGGGGACTCGATTGAAACATTATTGCTATTCCGTGAATTTCGTTCAATTTTAGAAAAAAAACTCGGCAAAGTTAATGCCAATAAATATATTTATGTTTCAACAAATAACAATTACGGAACTTTATTTGAAGAAGTAAGAAATGGCAACTACGAACACTTTGTAATTTACGATAATACTATTGAAAGATACTTTTCTTTTTCGGCAGGCGTTTTATTCGTGCTTGCTTGTGCTGCTATTAATATTGATAAATTTTTAGATGGAGCCAATAAAGCGGCCGCAATTTATTCTAAAGATGACCTTGAAGTCAATGTTGCGTATCGTTATGCAGTTGCCCGCACTATTTTGTTCAAAAACGAACACAACTTAGAATTTATCAATGTCTTTTCAAAAAGTGACTATAAACTAGGCGAACTTTGAAAGATGTATTTCTCAGAAGCGTCAGTAAAAAACCATAAAGGCATTTTACCTCTTGTTAATTTTATGCAAGATGACGCCAAAGTTTTTGGCCAATCGATTACTCAGAGTGGTCTTAAGATTTTTGAAACCTCTTTATATGTTAATAATGGCCTTGACTATAAACCTGTCTCGCCAAGTGCGGATGAAGCTAATAATTATAACTACCTAAATCAGACAGTAACTTATAACAAAATTGGCAAAGCGATTGCAGACACAATTATTGAAAATCATGTTATTATTTATAAGATACCGAACTTACGTATTTTTATTGCAGATGATAGTGACATAACACTTGGCTGAATGATGGTCTTTTTACATCGTGCCTCAATCGTGTCAGCTTATTTGCTTGGGCTTAATCCTTTTGTTAATACTGGTCAGGCAAATTTAAATATGACTCTGCTAAAAAGTATTAAAGATATTTCTGGAGGAAATAATAATGATTAA
- the cypl gene encoding ABC transporter thiamine pyrophosphate-binding lipoprotein p37/Cypl, translating into MKKIFKLLSLPFTLIAPTIAISCSTTNISFAVVVPWDKNLDKSFFDEIIKEYNRLNKLSNANAKEVGNEVAFVESGNDLANNLVKGASNVAILTPTVFYNNKDRDSVVPFIQTLTKAFNFEKENSYYKNGKENEDDLRKLAATAQKAFEAKKYLEWDDQSYGWDGTKYTRFYDLNKTIEYYRGVVMIWGNEDTKTKIKKAWDEKDWNTFRNFGIVTGKKTSASKYKLQEALFKKHFTKKGNEFTSFGEDMLKNADKYQQGDGHNISKGSLSKYHIVFDEFGAFAYKHNSYKGKKLDYYSTNNEDEKIEFLTTTEAMKYNMYVAKKSLDQKTIDLLAKAIINVHKNGKDNYGPRIGFNGYKQIKDIKQEVIDPFEKLFNNE; encoded by the coding sequence ATGAAAAAAATATTTAAATTACTTTCACTTCCATTTACATTAATTGCACCTACAATTGCAATAAGTTGTTCAACAACGAATATTAGTTTTGCTGTGGTAGTGCCATGAGACAAAAATTTAGACAAAAGTTTTTTTGATGAAATAATCAAAGAATATAATCGACTAAATAAATTATCAAATGCCAACGCTAAAGAGGTTGGCAACGAAGTTGCTTTTGTAGAAAGTGGAAATGATTTAGCTAATAATTTAGTTAAAGGGGCAAGTAATGTTGCCATTTTGACACCGACTGTTTTTTATAACAACAAGGATCGTGACTCAGTAGTTCCTTTTATTCAAACACTGACAAAAGCCTTTAATTTTGAAAAAGAAAACTCATATTATAAAAACGGCAAGGAAAATGAAGATGATCTTCGCAAACTTGCTGCCACTGCACAAAAAGCTTTTGAAGCAAAAAAATATTTAGAATGAGATGACCAATCATATGGTTGAGACGGCACTAAATATACTCGCTTTTACGACTTGAACAAAACAATTGAATATTATCGTGGCGTAGTAATGATTTGAGGCAACGAGGACACAAAGACCAAAATTAAAAAAGCTTGAGATGAAAAAGATTGAAATACTTTTCGCAACTTCGGGATTGTAACTGGTAAAAAAACTAGTGCCTCAAAGTATAAGTTGCAAGAAGCCCTATTTAAAAAACATTTCACTAAAAAAGGTAACGAGTTTACTTCTTTCGGTGAAGACATGCTAAAAAACGCTGATAAATATCAACAAGGTGATGGACACAACATATCTAAAGGCTCTCTTTCTAAATATCATATTGTTTTTGATGAATTTGGTGCATTTGCTTACAAACACAACTCTTATAAAGGCAAAAAATTAGATTACTATTCAACTAATAATGAAGATGAGAAAATAGAATTTTTAACCACAACCGAAGCAATGAAATATAACATGTATGTTGCCAAAAAATCATTAGATCAAAAAACCATAGACTTACTAGCCAAGGCAATAATTAATGTTCATAAAAATGGCAAAGATAACTACGGACCTAGAATAGGTTTTAATGGTTACAAACAAATCAAAGACATCAAGCAAGAAGTAATTGATCCTTTTGAAAAACTCTTTAACAATGAATAA
- the thiI gene encoding tRNA uracil 4-sulfurtransferase ThiI: MYQKILIRYGELTLKGQNKRDFINDLKRNLMFHIPKEQIKMEYDRAFLDFSLTNLDALKYVFGISSYSCVYEVESSLAAITSKVLDIAKQKYPFKTFAIAARRHNKNFEMNSNDLNRHLGCAILSNFEVKVNLEEPDLKIYVEVRDASTYIFIDYIAGLGGMPLNSAGQVLHLMSGGIDSPVAAYLLQKRGLRINFLNFITPPHTDEKTTQKVDELIKVIAKYQGSAKLYQVNFTDIMNYIGLVSNQKYKIILMRRSFYRIAQMLAKKLHIKALSNGENLAQVASQTLEAIHTVSAPITLPIFRPLLSFDKNETIKIAEKIGTMPISILKACETCELFAPKNPIIKPTPEEASELEKELDKLPELEKLAVENVTIKTISTL; the protein is encoded by the coding sequence ATGTATCAAAAAATTCTAATAAGATATGGCGAACTTACGCTCAAAGGCCAAAATAAACGGGATTTTATTAATGATTTAAAACGTAATTTAATGTTCCATATACCAAAAGAGCAAATTAAAATGGAATACGATCGTGCTTTTTTGGATTTTAGTTTGACTAATTTAGATGCTCTTAAGTATGTTTTTGGTATTTCTTCTTATTCATGCGTTTATGAAGTAGAAAGCTCTTTGGCAGCAATTACTTCAAAAGTACTAGATATTGCTAAACAAAAATATCCTTTTAAAACTTTTGCTATTGCAGCAAGAAGACATAATAAAAATTTTGAAATGAATTCCAATGATTTAAATAGACATTTAGGCTGTGCTATTCTAAGTAATTTCGAAGTAAAAGTAAATTTAGAAGAGCCTGATTTAAAAATATATGTTGAGGTTAGGGATGCTTCAACTTATATTTTTATTGATTATATTGCCGGCCTTGGTGGCATGCCTTTAAATTCTGCTGGTCAAGTTTTGCATCTAATGAGTGGTGGCATTGATTCACCAGTAGCGGCTTATTTACTACAAAAACGAGGTCTAAGAATTAATTTTTTAAATTTCATCACGCCACCTCATACTGATGAAAAAACCACACAAAAAGTTGATGAATTAATTAAAGTTATCGCTAAATACCAAGGGAGCGCCAAACTATATCAAGTTAATTTTACAGATATCATGAATTATATTGGCCTCGTAAGTAATCAAAAATATAAAATTATCTTAATGCGACGTTCTTTTTATCGGATCGCTCAAATGCTTGCAAAAAAATTGCACATTAAAGCTTTATCTAACGGTGAAAATTTGGCACAAGTGGCATCACAAACATTAGAAGCAATTCACACAGTTAGTGCTCCGATTACACTTCCGATTTTTAGACCACTTCTTAGTTTTGATAAAAACGAAACGATTAAGATTGCCGAAAAAATAGGAACTATGCCAATTTCAATTTTAAAAGCTTGTGAAACTTGCGAACTTTTTGCTCCTAAAAATCCAATTATTAAACCAACGCCCGAAGAAGCAAGCGAGCTAGAAAAAGAATTAGATAAACTACCAGAGCTAGAAAAATTAGCTGTTGAAAATGTAACTATTAAAACAATTAGCACCTTATAA
- the nusG gene encoding transcription termination/antitermination protein NusG, with translation MNMNNQDKAFKWYMISTVSGKEDNVVESLKNKISTQDMDECFKEIKIFKMPHLSNKELEKKSKGEEYKVKYLNIYKGYIFINMIMTDEAWYLVRNTQYVTGLIGSSGKGAKPTPISTRNFEKMVQKEIALAEKFAAGDIETVFKEGVIVKITSGIFKGEMGEIVKNNDITQKAFVNIEQYGRKVPTEIDHADLEICG, from the coding sequence ATGAACATGAACAACCAAGATAAAGCTTTTAAGTGATATATGATTTCAACTGTTTCTGGCAAAGAAGACAATGTCGTTGAATCACTTAAAAATAAAATTTCAACTCAAGATATGGATGAATGTTTTAAAGAAATAAAAATCTTTAAAATGCCTCACTTATCTAATAAAGAACTTGAAAAAAAATCAAAAGGCGAAGAATATAAAGTTAAATATTTAAATATTTACAAAGGTTACATTTTTATTAATATGATTATGACCGATGAAGCTTGATACTTAGTCAGAAACACCCAATATGTAACCGGGCTAATTGGTTCAAGTGGTAAGGGAGCAAAACCAACTCCAATTAGTACTCGTAACTTTGAAAAAATGGTACAAAAAGAAATTGCTCTTGCTGAAAAATTTGCCGCAGGCGATATTGAAACAGTTTTCAAAGAAGGCGTTATTGTTAAAATCACTAGCGGAATTTTCAAAGGAGAAATGGGCGAAATCGTTAAAAATAATGACATCACCCAAAAAGCTTTTGTCAATATTGAGCAATATGGTAGAAAAGTGCCTACCGAAATTGATCACGCCGATTTAGAAATTTGCGGTTAA
- a CDS encoding S1 RNA-binding domain-containing protein, with translation MAEFPITYQPGKIIKVKVTKIWNKLIYLETIDKRRCFLNVNEISDFYIKNPTHSFKVGSIKQVVVLEVLPTRELLVSFKRIHPKHLKNPFQFRLDKENTNFEALLEFTNKGLRYGK, from the coding sequence ATGGCCGAATTCCCAATTACTTACCAGCCTGGTAAAATCATCAAAGTTAAAGTAACAAAAATTTGAAACAAACTAATTTATTTAGAAACCATTGATAAAAGAAGATGCTTTCTAAACGTTAATGAAATTAGTGACTTTTATATTAAAAATCCTACGCATTCTTTTAAAGTAGGCTCAATCAAACAAGTTGTTGTCTTAGAAGTGTTGCCAACAAGAGAATTGCTAGTTTCATTTAAAAGAATTCATCCCAAACACTTAAAAAATCCATTTCAATTTCGTCTAGACAAAGAAAATACCAACTTTGAAGCGCTGCTTGAATTTACTAATAAAGGACTTAGATATGGCAAATAA
- a CDS encoding preprotein translocase subunit SecE: MNNDKENGFKESPEIDQSTVKESTTKNFVKEIKRIRWSRPAKSWRWFGITIAFTAAFAIFAFLITFIFTSLWNLVGIKS, encoded by the coding sequence ATGAATAACGATAAAGAAAATGGATTCAAAGAATCGCCTGAAATTGATCAAAGCACCGTCAAAGAATCAACAACTAAAAATTTTGTAAAAGAAATTAAAAGAATTAGATGATCACGTCCAGCTAAAAGTTGAAGATGATTTGGGATCACCATCGCTTTTACGGCTGCCTTTGCAATTTTTGCGTTTTTAATTACGTTTATATTTACTTCACTCTGAAATTTAGTAGGTATCAAATCTTAA
- a CDS encoding lactate/malate family dehydrogenase translates to MIKIGIIGVGAVGSSYLYACLNQNIEANYVLIDNFEPCAIAQAKDLNDAACAMPSNGSYFRSGTYNDLSDAEILVITASVRPKNDKLADRLELLNDNAKLMKDIANKVVAAGFKGITVIASNPVDIMASVYQQATQFDASKVISSGTILETARLKKFIAEKLNIKASAISGYVIGEHGARCIIPFSQIRLGMSSFLSMSNDLDENYQNSVCEKVKNEAFEIIAGKGITNFGIGESLCQITSAIIGDKNAVFSLGVQLPSEYKHAGSYFGLPVILGKNGYSHLPKIMLSKVEQKMFDDYSKEIKETVLMLLKENEIKATIK, encoded by the coding sequence ATGATTAAAATTGGGATTATTGGCGTTGGAGCAGTTGGGAGCTCGTATTTGTATGCTTGCCTTAACCAAAATATCGAAGCAAATTATGTACTAATTGATAATTTTGAACCTTGTGCAATTGCTCAGGCTAAAGACTTAAATGATGCTGCTTGCGCAATGCCATCAAATGGCTCTTATTTCAGATCAGGTACATACAATGATTTAAGCGACGCTGAAATTTTGGTAATTACCGCTTCAGTTCGTCCTAAGAACGATAAACTAGCTGATCGCTTGGAACTATTAAATGATAATGCTAAACTAATGAAAGATATTGCTAATAAAGTTGTTGCAGCTGGTTTTAAAGGCATTACAGTTATTGCAAGCAATCCGGTTGATATTATGGCTAGCGTTTATCAACAAGCAACGCAATTTGATGCTTCAAAAGTAATTAGCTCGGGAACAATTTTAGAAACCGCTCGATTGAAAAAATTCATTGCTGAAAAGCTAAACATAAAAGCTTCTGCTATTTCAGGGTATGTTATTGGTGAACACGGCGCTCGTTGCATTATTCCTTTTTCACAAATCCGTCTTGGTATGAGCAGTTTTCTATCAATGTCAAACGATCTAGATGAAAACTATCAAAACAGCGTTTGCGAGAAGGTAAAAAACGAAGCATTTGAAATTATTGCCGGTAAAGGAATTACTAATTTTGGTATTGGTGAATCACTTTGCCAAATAACTAGTGCAATTATTGGGGATAAAAATGCTGTTTTTTCTTTAGGCGTACAACTTCCTAGCGAATATAAACACGCCGGCTCTTACTTTGGTCTTCCTGTCATTTTAGGTAAGAATGGCTACAGTCATTTACCAAAAATTATGCTTTCTAAAGTAGAGCAAAAAATGTTCGATGATTACTCTAAAGAAATCAAAGAAACCGTCTTAATGCTATTAAAAGAAAACGAAATTAAAGCCACCATTAAATAA
- a CDS encoding variable surface lipoprotein: MNRKNKLKKNKLFLLLSGISVLSLPLVSLSCGNDNKDVPKKDPSVRYGIAEAKEDWKNNSILDSLTNYLNKSSLDANTKNRLLQSSNYKFGDAFGESAFHKLNAWISSTNETLKNGFYHSVGSRLDNLYDSLEKLLSKSDLSIERKSYIFRSINSFLISWTSEEINKIVKILELKQTNPSLSKEELLEKIANNDNSVSLQSLFLILENELIAIFNEVITNKIRTNDSLKNLENPDEKIRKFTSIYRKFIRSIKAKITNLNSSKDLASEYKNILIQEILSVSIKELNFDKENVIKEIFLDPQEAKTFRDIIGDLQTNLIANFLKLAAPFAELFAIKNNIIDEIFNTKNTLASLKNNLKGTIQRFDQSWEKAAGYKKISLENIAKIKTSNIFSNDKFYKDFEGLWDKFGAFIKKFIDDLKLSDFVSSRVFNVLDLLAKTSFNMTAVSLLDVVKSKQNNDEVKTNELIKSLTSFLTPEIMNQNETSEHEILDYYLLPMLNEISLNALKQDSLKNISNKAGIWKALLQYNSNYFANFKTIFKDLKIDNDPIAKNPLLVMTIFKNLLKEYNKRRIEFLASKVPNLTNDELAKVSTEFTKIHDIINNTFGISNLLPIVSEITKITKYFSQIKEII, encoded by the coding sequence ATGAATAGAAAAAATAAACTTAAAAAAAATAAGCTATTTCTATTGTTATCCGGTATATCTGTTTTGAGTTTGCCATTAGTTTCTTTGTCTTGTGGCAATGATAATAAAGATGTTCCTAAAAAGGATCCGAGTGTTCGTTACGGAATTGCCGAGGCTAAAGAAGATTGAAAAAATAATAGTATTTTAGATTCGTTAACTAATTATTTAAATAAATCTTCTTTAGATGCTAATACAAAAAATAGGTTATTACAATCTTCCAATTACAAATTTGGCGATGCGTTTGGTGAAAGTGCATTTCACAAGCTTAATGCCTGAATTTCATCGACCAATGAAACATTAAAAAATGGCTTCTATCATAGTGTTGGATCGCGTTTAGATAATTTGTATGATTCTTTAGAAAAGTTGCTATCTAAAAGTGATCTTTCAATTGAAAGAAAATCATATATTTTTCGTTCAATTAATAGTTTTTTAATCTCATGGACTTCTGAAGAAATCAATAAAATTGTTAAGATTCTTGAGCTAAAACAAACCAATCCTAGTCTTTCTAAAGAAGAACTTTTAGAAAAGATTGCTAACAACGATAATAGCGTTTCTTTACAATCGTTATTCTTGATACTAGAAAACGAATTAATCGCAATTTTTAACGAAGTAATTACAAATAAAATTAGAACTAATGATAGTTTAAAAAACCTTGAAAACCCTGATGAAAAAATTAGAAAATTTACCTCTATCTATCGCAAATTTATTCGTTCAATAAAAGCTAAAATCACAAATCTAAACTCTTCAAAAGACCTGGCATCGGAATATAAGAACATTCTTATCCAAGAAATTTTAAGCGTTTCAATAAAAGAACTAAACTTTGACAAAGAGAATGTGATTAAGGAAATTTTTCTTGATCCTCAAGAAGCAAAAACCTTTAGAGACATCATCGGTGATTTACAAACAAATTTAATTGCAAACTTTTTAAAATTAGCAGCTCCATTTGCCGAACTTTTTGCTATCAAAAACAATATAATCGATGAAATATTCAATACCAAAAATACGCTTGCTTCATTAAAAAATAATTTAAAGGGCACTATTCAAAGATTTGATCAAAGTTGAGAAAAAGCTGCTGGGTATAAAAAAATTAGCTTAGAAAATATTGCCAAAATAAAAACAAGTAATATTTTTTCTAATGACAAATTTTATAAAGATTTTGAAGGTTTGTGAGATAAGTTTGGTGCTTTTATTAAAAAATTTATTGATGATTTGAAATTAAGTGATTTTGTTAGTTCAAGAGTATTCAATGTCCTTGATTTGCTCGCTAAAACCAGTTTTAATATGACTGCTGTTTCATTATTAGATGTTGTTAAAAGCAAACAAAATAATGACGAAGTAAAAACTAATGAATTAATTAAAAGTCTTACTTCATTTTTAACACCCGAAATTATGAATCAAAATGAAACTAGCGAACACGAAATTCTTGATTATTATTTGCTTCCGATGTTAAATGAAATTTCTTTAAACGCACTAAAACAAGATTCTTTGAAAAATATCTCTAATAAAGCGGGAATTTGAAAAGCATTATTGCAATATAACTCAAATTATTTTGCAAATTTTAAAACCATTTTTAAAGATCTAAAAATTGATAATGATCCAATTGCAAAAAATCCACTTTTAGTTATGACCATTTTTAAAAATCTTCTAAAAGAATATAATAAAAGAAGAATAGAATTTTTAGCATCCAAGGTCCCTAACTTAACTAATGACGAACTTGCTAAAGTTTCTACTGAGTTTACTAAGATTCACGACATTATTAATAACACTTTTGGAATTTCTAACTTGCTTCCCATTGTTAGTGAAATTACTAAAATAACGAAATATTTTTCGCAAATTAAGGAGATTATCTAA